The following DNA comes from Kitasatospora sp. NBC_01287.
GTCCACGGCGCGCAGCGGGAAGACATGACCCGGACGAGTGAAGTCGCGTGCGGTACTGGCCGGTTCACCCAGCAGCCGCACGGTCAGCGCGCGGTCGGCTGCCGAGATGCCGGTCGACTCCACCTCGCGGGCGTCGACCGAGACGGTGTAGGCGGTGCCCTTGCGGTCCTCGTTCACCCGGGTCATCGGCGGCAGGTCGAGCCGGTCGGCGTCGGCGTGGGTGACCGGCACGCAGATCACGCCGGAGGTGTAGCGGATGGTGAAGGCGAGCAGTTCGGGCGTGGCGGCGCTCGCCGCGAAGATCAGGTCGCCCTCGTTCTCGCGGTTCTCGTCGTCCACCACGACCACCGCGCGGCCGGCCGCGATGTCGGCGATGGCGCGCTCGACCGGGTCGAGCGTCAGGTCGGCGGCGGCGACGGCCCCGGCGGTTCCGGTGGTGCCAGTGGTGCCGGTGGACAGGGCGGACACCGGGGCGGTGCTGCGGTCGGTAGCGGTGATGCTCATGCCGTGGCTCCCTGCAGGGTCGAGGCGGAGGCGGTACGGGGCGTGCGGCCGCGCAGCCACCAGGCGCGCAGGCCGAGCAGCACCAGCACGAAGTAGATGCTGTAGGTCAGGCCGGAGAAGGCGTAGCCGTTGTTGAAGGCGAGCGGGACGCCGACCACGTCGACGGCGATCCAGGCGATCCAGAACTCCACCCAACCGCGCGCCTGGGCGACCATCGCGGCCAGCGTGCCGGTGAAGATGTAGGCGTCCGACCACGGGCTCCAGGACATCCAGGAGTAGTGGGTGAAGAGCAGCGCCAGGCCCACGGTGGCCACCGCCGTGCCGGCGACCAGCAGCGCGCGCTCGGTCCAACTGGCGAACCGCACCTGGATCTCACCGGTGTCGCGGCGCCCGCGCTGCCACTGGAACCAGCCCCAGAGCGCGGTGACCACCACGATCACCTGCTTGCCCGCCAGGCCGGACAGGTGGCCGGACGCGAAGGCCCCGAAGAGCACCACGCCGGAGAGGAGTTGGGCCGGCCAGCTCCAGATCGAGCGCCGCCAGCCGAGCGCCAGCGCGCCCAGGCCCAGCAGGTTGCCGATCATGTCGGTCCAGAGCACGTGCTGGCCGAATATCGAGAAGGCGATGCCGTTGAGCCAGTTCACGAGGCGTCCTTGGGGTCCACGGGGGCCGTGCCGAGAGGGGAGAGCGCGGCGCCGCCCGGGACGACACCCGCGCCCAGCAACCGCTCCACGTACTTGGC
Coding sequences within:
- a CDS encoding nicotinamide mononucleotide transporter family protein — protein: MNWLNGIAFSIFGQHVLWTDMIGNLLGLGALALGWRRSIWSWPAQLLSGVVLFGAFASGHLSGLAGKQVIVVVTALWGWFQWQRGRRDTGEIQVRFASWTERALLVAGTAVATVGLALLFTHYSWMSWSPWSDAYIFTGTLAAMVAQARGWVEFWIAWIAVDVVGVPLAFNNGYAFSGLTYSIYFVLVLLGLRAWWLRGRTPRTASASTLQGATA